The following proteins are encoded in a genomic region of Populus trichocarpa isolate Nisqually-1 chromosome 13, P.trichocarpa_v4.1, whole genome shotgun sequence:
- the LOC7478869 gene encoding transcription factor PIF3 isoform X3, whose amino-acid sequence MPLSELLYRMAKGKTDSSQEKNPACSTDLSFVRPENDFGELIWENGQIQYSRARKIQTCNSLPPKIRDKDIGNGTNTKTGKFGTMESTLNELLAVPAVEVRANQDDDMVPWLNYPLDEPLQHDYCSDFLPELSGVTVNEHSSQSNFPSFDKRSCNQSITDSHTVSVHNGLNLEQGDVVMNSSAGDIDAKRPRTSASQLYPSSSEQCKTSFPFFRSRDSTKKDDSTSNAVHHVIAPDSIRAPTSGGGFPSIKMQKQVPAPSPINSSLINFSHFARPAALVKANLQNVGMRASSGTSSMERMQNKDKGSIGLPKETDSHCRPNMMSSKVEVKPTEVKPAEGSVPAELPEEMSQEGDSKSDRNCHQNFGESAIKGLEDVEKTTEPLVASSSVGSGNSAERPSDDPTENLKRKHRDTEESEGPSEEIIYVQDAEEESVGAKKPASARAGNGSKRGRAAEVHNLSERRRRDRINEKMRALQELIPNCNKVDKASMLDEAIEYLKTLQLQIMSMGAGMYMPSMMLPPGMPHMHAAHMGQFLPMGVGMGMGFRMGMPDMNGGYSGCPMYQVPPMHGAHFPGSQMSGPSALHGMGGPSLQMFGLSGQGLPMSFPRAPLMPMSGGPPPKTNREPNACGVVGPMDNLDSATASSSKDAIQNINSQVMQNNVANRSMNQTSSQCQATNECFEQPAFAQNNGEGSEVAESGVLKSAGGTDITPSRATGCD is encoded by the exons ATGCCTTTGTCTGAGCTCCTATACCGAATGGCTAAGGGAAAAACTGATTCTTCTCAAGAGAAGAATCCTGCTTGTTCAACTGATCTGTCTTTTGT CAGACCTGAGAATGATTTTGGTGAGCTAATATGGGAAAATGGTCAGATTCAATACAGTAGAGCTAGAAAGATACAAACTTGTAACAGCTTACCTCCCAAGATTAGAGATAAAGACATAGGAAATGGCACCAATACTAAAACAGGTAAGTTTGGAACGATGGAGTCTACACTGAATGAACTCCTTGCGGTTCCTGCTGTTGAAGTGAGGGCGAATCAAGATGATGACATGGTACCTTGGCTGAATTATCCATTGGATGAACCTCTGCAACATGATTATTGTTCTGATTTTTTGCCCGAATTATCGGGGGTTACTGTAAATGAACACTCCTCCCAGAGTAATTTTCCATCGTTTGATAAAAGAAGTTGTAACCAGTCAATTACGGACTCCCATACTGTTTCGGTACACAATGGTTTGAACTTAGAGCAAGGAGATGTGGTGATGAATTCTTCAGCAGGAGATATTGATGCTAAGAGGCCTAGAACCAGTGCTAGTCAGTTATATCCGTCATCTTCTGAGCAATGCAAAACATCATTTCCGTTTTTTAGATCCAGGGATTCAACTAAAAAAGATGATAGTACAAGCAATGCTGTCCACCATGTCATTGCACCAGATTCTATTCGAGCTCCAACATCAGGAGGTGGTTTTCCCAGCATAAAGATGCAGAAGCAAGTTCCAGCACCATCCCCTATCAACTccagtttaattaatttctctCACTTTGCAAGACCAGCTGCTCTTGTAAAAGCTAATCTTCAGAACGTTGGCATGAGAGCTAGTTCTGGAACTTCAAGCATGGAAAGAATGCAAAATAAAGATAAGGGCTCAATTGGTTTACCAAAGGAAACGGACTCCCATTGCCGTCCTAATATGATGTCATCCAAGGTTGAGGTTAAACCAACAGAGGTTAAGCCTGCTGAAGGATCTGTTCCTGCTGAGCTACCTGAGGAAATGAGCCAAGAAGGTGACTCTAAAAGCGATAGAAACTGTCATCAAAATTTTGGTGAAAGTGCAATTAAAGGATTAGAAGATGTTGAAAAGACTACAGAACCTCTGgttgcttcttcttctgttgGTTCGGGCAATAGCGCAGAGAGACCTTCTGACGATCCAACTGAGAATCTGAAGAGAAAACATCGTGATACTGAGGAGTCTGAAGGTCCTAGTGAA GAAATAATCTATGTGCAGGATGCTGAAGAAGAATCAGTAGGTGCAAAAAAACCAGCTTCTGCTCGAGCAGGTAATGGGTCCAAGAGAGGTCGGGCAGCAGAAGTTCATAACTTATCTGAAAGG AGGCGAAGGGATAGGATCAATGAGAAGATGCGAGCCCTACAAGAACTCATACCAAACTGCAATAAG GTGGATAAAGCTTCAATGCTTGATGAGGCCATTGAATATTTAAAGACTCTTCAGCTTCAA ATTATGTCAATGGGAGCTGGAATGTACATGCCATCAATGATGTTACCTCCTGGAATGCCTCACATGCATGCAGCTCATATGGGGCAGTTCTTACCCATGGGTGTTGGAATGGGAATGGGTTTCCGGATGGGTATGCCTGACATGAATGGTGGATATTCTGGTTGCCCTATGTATCAAGTACCTCCTATGCATGGAGCACATTTCCCTGGCTCGCAAATGTCAGGGCCTAGTGCTTTGCACGGGATGGGAGGACCTAGTCTTCAGATGTTTGGGCTTTCTGGTCAAGGACTTCCAATGTCATTTCCTCGTGCACCCTTAATGCCAATGTCTGGAGGGCCTCCTCCGAAAACAAACAGGGAACCAAATGCTTGTGGGGTGGTAGGTCCTATGGATAATTTGGATTCAGCTACAGCCTCTAGTTCAAAGGATGCAATTCAGAATATCAACTCGCAAGTGATGCAGAACAATGTTGCCAATAGGTCAATGAATCAGACCTCTAGTCAG TGCCAAGCAACAAATGAATGTTTTGAACAGCCTGCTTTTGCGCAAAATAATGGTGAAGGCTCAGAAGTTGCTGAAAGTGGAGTGTTGAAGTCAGCTGGTGGAACTGACATCACACCTAGTAGAGCAACTG GTTGTGACTGA
- the LOC7478869 gene encoding transcription factor PIF3 isoform X2, with amino-acid sequence MPLSELLYRMAKGKTDSSQEKNPACSTDLSFVPENDFGELIWENGQIQYSRARKIQTCNSLPPKIRDKDIGNGTNTKTGKFGTMESTLNELLAVPAVEVRANQDDDMVPWLNYPLDEPLQHDYCSDFLPELSGVTVNEHSSQSNFPSFDKRSCNQSITDSHTVSVHNGLNLEQGDVVMNSSAGDIDAKRPRTSASQLYPSSSEQCKTSFPFFRSRDSTKKDDSTSNAVHHVIAPDSIRAPTSGGGFPSIKMQKQVPAPSPINSSLINFSHFARPAALVKANLQNVGMRASSGTSSMERMQNKDKGSIGLPKETDSHCRPNMMSSKVEVKPTEVKPAEGSVPAELPEEMSQEGDSKSDRNCHQNFGESAIKGLEDVEKTTEPLVASSSVGSGNSAERPSDDPTENLKRKHRDTEESEGPSEEIIYVQDAEEESVGAKKPASARAGNGSKRGRAAEVHNLSERRRRDRINEKMRALQELIPNCNKVDKASMLDEAIEYLKTLQLQVQIMSMGAGMYMPSMMLPPGMPHMHAAHMGQFLPMGVGMGMGFRMGMPDMNGGYSGCPMYQVPPMHGAHFPGSQMSGPSALHGMGGPSLQMFGLSGQGLPMSFPRAPLMPMSGGPPPKTNREPNACGVVGPMDNLDSATASSSKDAIQNINSQVMQNNVANRSMNQTSSQCQATNECFEQPAFAQNNGEGSEVAESGVLKSAGGTDITPSRATGCD; translated from the exons ATGCCTTTGTCTGAGCTCCTATACCGAATGGCTAAGGGAAAAACTGATTCTTCTCAAGAGAAGAATCCTGCTTGTTCAACTGATCTGTCTTTTGT ACCTGAGAATGATTTTGGTGAGCTAATATGGGAAAATGGTCAGATTCAATACAGTAGAGCTAGAAAGATACAAACTTGTAACAGCTTACCTCCCAAGATTAGAGATAAAGACATAGGAAATGGCACCAATACTAAAACAGGTAAGTTTGGAACGATGGAGTCTACACTGAATGAACTCCTTGCGGTTCCTGCTGTTGAAGTGAGGGCGAATCAAGATGATGACATGGTACCTTGGCTGAATTATCCATTGGATGAACCTCTGCAACATGATTATTGTTCTGATTTTTTGCCCGAATTATCGGGGGTTACTGTAAATGAACACTCCTCCCAGAGTAATTTTCCATCGTTTGATAAAAGAAGTTGTAACCAGTCAATTACGGACTCCCATACTGTTTCGGTACACAATGGTTTGAACTTAGAGCAAGGAGATGTGGTGATGAATTCTTCAGCAGGAGATATTGATGCTAAGAGGCCTAGAACCAGTGCTAGTCAGTTATATCCGTCATCTTCTGAGCAATGCAAAACATCATTTCCGTTTTTTAGATCCAGGGATTCAACTAAAAAAGATGATAGTACAAGCAATGCTGTCCACCATGTCATTGCACCAGATTCTATTCGAGCTCCAACATCAGGAGGTGGTTTTCCCAGCATAAAGATGCAGAAGCAAGTTCCAGCACCATCCCCTATCAACTccagtttaattaatttctctCACTTTGCAAGACCAGCTGCTCTTGTAAAAGCTAATCTTCAGAACGTTGGCATGAGAGCTAGTTCTGGAACTTCAAGCATGGAAAGAATGCAAAATAAAGATAAGGGCTCAATTGGTTTACCAAAGGAAACGGACTCCCATTGCCGTCCTAATATGATGTCATCCAAGGTTGAGGTTAAACCAACAGAGGTTAAGCCTGCTGAAGGATCTGTTCCTGCTGAGCTACCTGAGGAAATGAGCCAAGAAGGTGACTCTAAAAGCGATAGAAACTGTCATCAAAATTTTGGTGAAAGTGCAATTAAAGGATTAGAAGATGTTGAAAAGACTACAGAACCTCTGgttgcttcttcttctgttgGTTCGGGCAATAGCGCAGAGAGACCTTCTGACGATCCAACTGAGAATCTGAAGAGAAAACATCGTGATACTGAGGAGTCTGAAGGTCCTAGTGAA GAAATAATCTATGTGCAGGATGCTGAAGAAGAATCAGTAGGTGCAAAAAAACCAGCTTCTGCTCGAGCAGGTAATGGGTCCAAGAGAGGTCGGGCAGCAGAAGTTCATAACTTATCTGAAAGG AGGCGAAGGGATAGGATCAATGAGAAGATGCGAGCCCTACAAGAACTCATACCAAACTGCAATAAG GTGGATAAAGCTTCAATGCTTGATGAGGCCATTGAATATTTAAAGACTCTTCAGCTTCAAGTACAA ATTATGTCAATGGGAGCTGGAATGTACATGCCATCAATGATGTTACCTCCTGGAATGCCTCACATGCATGCAGCTCATATGGGGCAGTTCTTACCCATGGGTGTTGGAATGGGAATGGGTTTCCGGATGGGTATGCCTGACATGAATGGTGGATATTCTGGTTGCCCTATGTATCAAGTACCTCCTATGCATGGAGCACATTTCCCTGGCTCGCAAATGTCAGGGCCTAGTGCTTTGCACGGGATGGGAGGACCTAGTCTTCAGATGTTTGGGCTTTCTGGTCAAGGACTTCCAATGTCATTTCCTCGTGCACCCTTAATGCCAATGTCTGGAGGGCCTCCTCCGAAAACAAACAGGGAACCAAATGCTTGTGGGGTGGTAGGTCCTATGGATAATTTGGATTCAGCTACAGCCTCTAGTTCAAAGGATGCAATTCAGAATATCAACTCGCAAGTGATGCAGAACAATGTTGCCAATAGGTCAATGAATCAGACCTCTAGTCAG TGCCAAGCAACAAATGAATGTTTTGAACAGCCTGCTTTTGCGCAAAATAATGGTGAAGGCTCAGAAGTTGCTGAAAGTGGAGTGTTGAAGTCAGCTGGTGGAACTGACATCACACCTAGTAGAGCAACTG GTTGTGACTGA
- the LOC7478869 gene encoding transcription factor PIF3 isoform X1, whose protein sequence is MPLSELLYRMAKGKTDSSQEKNPACSTDLSFVRPENDFGELIWENGQIQYSRARKIQTCNSLPPKIRDKDIGNGTNTKTGKFGTMESTLNELLAVPAVEVRANQDDDMVPWLNYPLDEPLQHDYCSDFLPELSGVTVNEHSSQSNFPSFDKRSCNQSITDSHTVSVHNGLNLEQGDVVMNSSAGDIDAKRPRTSASQLYPSSSEQCKTSFPFFRSRDSTKKDDSTSNAVHHVIAPDSIRAPTSGGGFPSIKMQKQVPAPSPINSSLINFSHFARPAALVKANLQNVGMRASSGTSSMERMQNKDKGSIGLPKETDSHCRPNMMSSKVEVKPTEVKPAEGSVPAELPEEMSQEGDSKSDRNCHQNFGESAIKGLEDVEKTTEPLVASSSVGSGNSAERPSDDPTENLKRKHRDTEESEGPSEEIIYVQDAEEESVGAKKPASARAGNGSKRGRAAEVHNLSERRRRDRINEKMRALQELIPNCNKVDKASMLDEAIEYLKTLQLQVQIMSMGAGMYMPSMMLPPGMPHMHAAHMGQFLPMGVGMGMGFRMGMPDMNGGYSGCPMYQVPPMHGAHFPGSQMSGPSALHGMGGPSLQMFGLSGQGLPMSFPRAPLMPMSGGPPPKTNREPNACGVVGPMDNLDSATASSSKDAIQNINSQVMQNNVANRSMNQTSSQCQATNECFEQPAFAQNNGEGSEVAESGVLKSAGGTDITPSRATGCD, encoded by the exons ATGCCTTTGTCTGAGCTCCTATACCGAATGGCTAAGGGAAAAACTGATTCTTCTCAAGAGAAGAATCCTGCTTGTTCAACTGATCTGTCTTTTGT CAGACCTGAGAATGATTTTGGTGAGCTAATATGGGAAAATGGTCAGATTCAATACAGTAGAGCTAGAAAGATACAAACTTGTAACAGCTTACCTCCCAAGATTAGAGATAAAGACATAGGAAATGGCACCAATACTAAAACAGGTAAGTTTGGAACGATGGAGTCTACACTGAATGAACTCCTTGCGGTTCCTGCTGTTGAAGTGAGGGCGAATCAAGATGATGACATGGTACCTTGGCTGAATTATCCATTGGATGAACCTCTGCAACATGATTATTGTTCTGATTTTTTGCCCGAATTATCGGGGGTTACTGTAAATGAACACTCCTCCCAGAGTAATTTTCCATCGTTTGATAAAAGAAGTTGTAACCAGTCAATTACGGACTCCCATACTGTTTCGGTACACAATGGTTTGAACTTAGAGCAAGGAGATGTGGTGATGAATTCTTCAGCAGGAGATATTGATGCTAAGAGGCCTAGAACCAGTGCTAGTCAGTTATATCCGTCATCTTCTGAGCAATGCAAAACATCATTTCCGTTTTTTAGATCCAGGGATTCAACTAAAAAAGATGATAGTACAAGCAATGCTGTCCACCATGTCATTGCACCAGATTCTATTCGAGCTCCAACATCAGGAGGTGGTTTTCCCAGCATAAAGATGCAGAAGCAAGTTCCAGCACCATCCCCTATCAACTccagtttaattaatttctctCACTTTGCAAGACCAGCTGCTCTTGTAAAAGCTAATCTTCAGAACGTTGGCATGAGAGCTAGTTCTGGAACTTCAAGCATGGAAAGAATGCAAAATAAAGATAAGGGCTCAATTGGTTTACCAAAGGAAACGGACTCCCATTGCCGTCCTAATATGATGTCATCCAAGGTTGAGGTTAAACCAACAGAGGTTAAGCCTGCTGAAGGATCTGTTCCTGCTGAGCTACCTGAGGAAATGAGCCAAGAAGGTGACTCTAAAAGCGATAGAAACTGTCATCAAAATTTTGGTGAAAGTGCAATTAAAGGATTAGAAGATGTTGAAAAGACTACAGAACCTCTGgttgcttcttcttctgttgGTTCGGGCAATAGCGCAGAGAGACCTTCTGACGATCCAACTGAGAATCTGAAGAGAAAACATCGTGATACTGAGGAGTCTGAAGGTCCTAGTGAA GAAATAATCTATGTGCAGGATGCTGAAGAAGAATCAGTAGGTGCAAAAAAACCAGCTTCTGCTCGAGCAGGTAATGGGTCCAAGAGAGGTCGGGCAGCAGAAGTTCATAACTTATCTGAAAGG AGGCGAAGGGATAGGATCAATGAGAAGATGCGAGCCCTACAAGAACTCATACCAAACTGCAATAAG GTGGATAAAGCTTCAATGCTTGATGAGGCCATTGAATATTTAAAGACTCTTCAGCTTCAAGTACAA ATTATGTCAATGGGAGCTGGAATGTACATGCCATCAATGATGTTACCTCCTGGAATGCCTCACATGCATGCAGCTCATATGGGGCAGTTCTTACCCATGGGTGTTGGAATGGGAATGGGTTTCCGGATGGGTATGCCTGACATGAATGGTGGATATTCTGGTTGCCCTATGTATCAAGTACCTCCTATGCATGGAGCACATTTCCCTGGCTCGCAAATGTCAGGGCCTAGTGCTTTGCACGGGATGGGAGGACCTAGTCTTCAGATGTTTGGGCTTTCTGGTCAAGGACTTCCAATGTCATTTCCTCGTGCACCCTTAATGCCAATGTCTGGAGGGCCTCCTCCGAAAACAAACAGGGAACCAAATGCTTGTGGGGTGGTAGGTCCTATGGATAATTTGGATTCAGCTACAGCCTCTAGTTCAAAGGATGCAATTCAGAATATCAACTCGCAAGTGATGCAGAACAATGTTGCCAATAGGTCAATGAATCAGACCTCTAGTCAG TGCCAAGCAACAAATGAATGTTTTGAACAGCCTGCTTTTGCGCAAAATAATGGTGAAGGCTCAGAAGTTGCTGAAAGTGGAGTGTTGAAGTCAGCTGGTGGAACTGACATCACACCTAGTAGAGCAACTG GTTGTGACTGA
- the LOC7478869 gene encoding transcription factor PIF3 isoform X5 produces MPLSELLYRMAKGKTDSSQEKNPACSTDLSFVPENDFGELIWENGQIQYSRARKIQTCNSLPPKIRDKDIGNGTNTKTGKFGTMESTLNELLAVPAVEVRANQDDDMVPWLNYPLDEPLQHDYCSDFLPELSGVTVNEHSSQSNFPSFDKRSCNQSITDSHTVSVHNGLNLEQGDVVMNSSAGDIDAKRPRTSASQLYPSSSEQCKTSFPFFRSRDSTKKDDSTSNAVHHVIAPDSIRAPTSGGGFPSIKMQKQVPAPSPINSSLINFSHFARPAALVKANLQNVGMRASSGTSSMERMQNKDKGSIGLPKETDSHCRPNMMSSKVEVKPTEVKPAEGSVPAELPEEMSQEGDSKSDRNCHQNFGESAIKGLEDVEKTTEPLVASSSVGSGNSAERPSDDPTENLKRKHRDTEESEGPSEDAEEESVGAKKPASARAGNGSKRGRAAEVHNLSERRRRDRINEKMRALQELIPNCNKVDKASMLDEAIEYLKTLQLQVQIMSMGAGMYMPSMMLPPGMPHMHAAHMGQFLPMGVGMGMGFRMGMPDMNGGYSGCPMYQVPPMHGAHFPGSQMSGPSALHGMGGPSLQMFGLSGQGLPMSFPRAPLMPMSGGPPPKTNREPNACGVVGPMDNLDSATASSSKDAIQNINSQVMQNNVANRSMNQTSSQCQATNECFEQPAFAQNNGEGSEVAESGVLKSAGGTDITPSRATGCD; encoded by the exons ATGCCTTTGTCTGAGCTCCTATACCGAATGGCTAAGGGAAAAACTGATTCTTCTCAAGAGAAGAATCCTGCTTGTTCAACTGATCTGTCTTTTGT ACCTGAGAATGATTTTGGTGAGCTAATATGGGAAAATGGTCAGATTCAATACAGTAGAGCTAGAAAGATACAAACTTGTAACAGCTTACCTCCCAAGATTAGAGATAAAGACATAGGAAATGGCACCAATACTAAAACAGGTAAGTTTGGAACGATGGAGTCTACACTGAATGAACTCCTTGCGGTTCCTGCTGTTGAAGTGAGGGCGAATCAAGATGATGACATGGTACCTTGGCTGAATTATCCATTGGATGAACCTCTGCAACATGATTATTGTTCTGATTTTTTGCCCGAATTATCGGGGGTTACTGTAAATGAACACTCCTCCCAGAGTAATTTTCCATCGTTTGATAAAAGAAGTTGTAACCAGTCAATTACGGACTCCCATACTGTTTCGGTACACAATGGTTTGAACTTAGAGCAAGGAGATGTGGTGATGAATTCTTCAGCAGGAGATATTGATGCTAAGAGGCCTAGAACCAGTGCTAGTCAGTTATATCCGTCATCTTCTGAGCAATGCAAAACATCATTTCCGTTTTTTAGATCCAGGGATTCAACTAAAAAAGATGATAGTACAAGCAATGCTGTCCACCATGTCATTGCACCAGATTCTATTCGAGCTCCAACATCAGGAGGTGGTTTTCCCAGCATAAAGATGCAGAAGCAAGTTCCAGCACCATCCCCTATCAACTccagtttaattaatttctctCACTTTGCAAGACCAGCTGCTCTTGTAAAAGCTAATCTTCAGAACGTTGGCATGAGAGCTAGTTCTGGAACTTCAAGCATGGAAAGAATGCAAAATAAAGATAAGGGCTCAATTGGTTTACCAAAGGAAACGGACTCCCATTGCCGTCCTAATATGATGTCATCCAAGGTTGAGGTTAAACCAACAGAGGTTAAGCCTGCTGAAGGATCTGTTCCTGCTGAGCTACCTGAGGAAATGAGCCAAGAAGGTGACTCTAAAAGCGATAGAAACTGTCATCAAAATTTTGGTGAAAGTGCAATTAAAGGATTAGAAGATGTTGAAAAGACTACAGAACCTCTGgttgcttcttcttctgttgGTTCGGGCAATAGCGCAGAGAGACCTTCTGACGATCCAACTGAGAATCTGAAGAGAAAACATCGTGATACTGAGGAGTCTGAAGGTCCTAGTGAA GATGCTGAAGAAGAATCAGTAGGTGCAAAAAAACCAGCTTCTGCTCGAGCAGGTAATGGGTCCAAGAGAGGTCGGGCAGCAGAAGTTCATAACTTATCTGAAAGG AGGCGAAGGGATAGGATCAATGAGAAGATGCGAGCCCTACAAGAACTCATACCAAACTGCAATAAG GTGGATAAAGCTTCAATGCTTGATGAGGCCATTGAATATTTAAAGACTCTTCAGCTTCAAGTACAA ATTATGTCAATGGGAGCTGGAATGTACATGCCATCAATGATGTTACCTCCTGGAATGCCTCACATGCATGCAGCTCATATGGGGCAGTTCTTACCCATGGGTGTTGGAATGGGAATGGGTTTCCGGATGGGTATGCCTGACATGAATGGTGGATATTCTGGTTGCCCTATGTATCAAGTACCTCCTATGCATGGAGCACATTTCCCTGGCTCGCAAATGTCAGGGCCTAGTGCTTTGCACGGGATGGGAGGACCTAGTCTTCAGATGTTTGGGCTTTCTGGTCAAGGACTTCCAATGTCATTTCCTCGTGCACCCTTAATGCCAATGTCTGGAGGGCCTCCTCCGAAAACAAACAGGGAACCAAATGCTTGTGGGGTGGTAGGTCCTATGGATAATTTGGATTCAGCTACAGCCTCTAGTTCAAAGGATGCAATTCAGAATATCAACTCGCAAGTGATGCAGAACAATGTTGCCAATAGGTCAATGAATCAGACCTCTAGTCAG TGCCAAGCAACAAATGAATGTTTTGAACAGCCTGCTTTTGCGCAAAATAATGGTGAAGGCTCAGAAGTTGCTGAAAGTGGAGTGTTGAAGTCAGCTGGTGGAACTGACATCACACCTAGTAGAGCAACTG GTTGTGACTGA
- the LOC7478869 gene encoding transcription factor PIF3 isoform X4, which translates to MPLSELLYRMAKGKTDSSQEKNPACSTDLSFVRPENDFGELIWENGQIQYSRARKIQTCNSLPPKIRDKDIGNGTNTKTGKFGTMESTLNELLAVPAVEVRANQDDDMVPWLNYPLDEPLQHDYCSDFLPELSGVTVNEHSSQSNFPSFDKRSCNQSITDSHTVSVHNGLNLEQGDVVMNSSAGDIDAKRPRTSASQLYPSSSEQCKTSFPFFRSRDSTKKDDSTSNAVHHVIAPDSIRAPTSGGGFPSIKMQKQVPAPSPINSSLINFSHFARPAALVKANLQNVGMRASSGTSSMERMQNKDKGSIGLPKETDSHCRPNMMSSKVEVKPTEVKPAEGSVPAELPEEMSQEGDSKSDRNCHQNFGESAIKGLEDVEKTTEPLVASSSVGSGNSAERPSDDPTENLKRKHRDTEESEGPSEDAEEESVGAKKPASARAGNGSKRGRAAEVHNLSERRRRDRINEKMRALQELIPNCNKVDKASMLDEAIEYLKTLQLQVQIMSMGAGMYMPSMMLPPGMPHMHAAHMGQFLPMGVGMGMGFRMGMPDMNGGYSGCPMYQVPPMHGAHFPGSQMSGPSALHGMGGPSLQMFGLSGQGLPMSFPRAPLMPMSGGPPPKTNREPNACGVVGPMDNLDSATASSSKDAIQNINSQVMQNNVANRSMNQTSSQCQATNECFEQPAFAQNNGEGSEVAESGVLKSAGGTDITPSRATGCD; encoded by the exons ATGCCTTTGTCTGAGCTCCTATACCGAATGGCTAAGGGAAAAACTGATTCTTCTCAAGAGAAGAATCCTGCTTGTTCAACTGATCTGTCTTTTGT CAGACCTGAGAATGATTTTGGTGAGCTAATATGGGAAAATGGTCAGATTCAATACAGTAGAGCTAGAAAGATACAAACTTGTAACAGCTTACCTCCCAAGATTAGAGATAAAGACATAGGAAATGGCACCAATACTAAAACAGGTAAGTTTGGAACGATGGAGTCTACACTGAATGAACTCCTTGCGGTTCCTGCTGTTGAAGTGAGGGCGAATCAAGATGATGACATGGTACCTTGGCTGAATTATCCATTGGATGAACCTCTGCAACATGATTATTGTTCTGATTTTTTGCCCGAATTATCGGGGGTTACTGTAAATGAACACTCCTCCCAGAGTAATTTTCCATCGTTTGATAAAAGAAGTTGTAACCAGTCAATTACGGACTCCCATACTGTTTCGGTACACAATGGTTTGAACTTAGAGCAAGGAGATGTGGTGATGAATTCTTCAGCAGGAGATATTGATGCTAAGAGGCCTAGAACCAGTGCTAGTCAGTTATATCCGTCATCTTCTGAGCAATGCAAAACATCATTTCCGTTTTTTAGATCCAGGGATTCAACTAAAAAAGATGATAGTACAAGCAATGCTGTCCACCATGTCATTGCACCAGATTCTATTCGAGCTCCAACATCAGGAGGTGGTTTTCCCAGCATAAAGATGCAGAAGCAAGTTCCAGCACCATCCCCTATCAACTccagtttaattaatttctctCACTTTGCAAGACCAGCTGCTCTTGTAAAAGCTAATCTTCAGAACGTTGGCATGAGAGCTAGTTCTGGAACTTCAAGCATGGAAAGAATGCAAAATAAAGATAAGGGCTCAATTGGTTTACCAAAGGAAACGGACTCCCATTGCCGTCCTAATATGATGTCATCCAAGGTTGAGGTTAAACCAACAGAGGTTAAGCCTGCTGAAGGATCTGTTCCTGCTGAGCTACCTGAGGAAATGAGCCAAGAAGGTGACTCTAAAAGCGATAGAAACTGTCATCAAAATTTTGGTGAAAGTGCAATTAAAGGATTAGAAGATGTTGAAAAGACTACAGAACCTCTGgttgcttcttcttctgttgGTTCGGGCAATAGCGCAGAGAGACCTTCTGACGATCCAACTGAGAATCTGAAGAGAAAACATCGTGATACTGAGGAGTCTGAAGGTCCTAGTGAA GATGCTGAAGAAGAATCAGTAGGTGCAAAAAAACCAGCTTCTGCTCGAGCAGGTAATGGGTCCAAGAGAGGTCGGGCAGCAGAAGTTCATAACTTATCTGAAAGG AGGCGAAGGGATAGGATCAATGAGAAGATGCGAGCCCTACAAGAACTCATACCAAACTGCAATAAG GTGGATAAAGCTTCAATGCTTGATGAGGCCATTGAATATTTAAAGACTCTTCAGCTTCAAGTACAA ATTATGTCAATGGGAGCTGGAATGTACATGCCATCAATGATGTTACCTCCTGGAATGCCTCACATGCATGCAGCTCATATGGGGCAGTTCTTACCCATGGGTGTTGGAATGGGAATGGGTTTCCGGATGGGTATGCCTGACATGAATGGTGGATATTCTGGTTGCCCTATGTATCAAGTACCTCCTATGCATGGAGCACATTTCCCTGGCTCGCAAATGTCAGGGCCTAGTGCTTTGCACGGGATGGGAGGACCTAGTCTTCAGATGTTTGGGCTTTCTGGTCAAGGACTTCCAATGTCATTTCCTCGTGCACCCTTAATGCCAATGTCTGGAGGGCCTCCTCCGAAAACAAACAGGGAACCAAATGCTTGTGGGGTGGTAGGTCCTATGGATAATTTGGATTCAGCTACAGCCTCTAGTTCAAAGGATGCAATTCAGAATATCAACTCGCAAGTGATGCAGAACAATGTTGCCAATAGGTCAATGAATCAGACCTCTAGTCAG TGCCAAGCAACAAATGAATGTTTTGAACAGCCTGCTTTTGCGCAAAATAATGGTGAAGGCTCAGAAGTTGCTGAAAGTGGAGTGTTGAAGTCAGCTGGTGGAACTGACATCACACCTAGTAGAGCAACTG GTTGTGACTGA